GAAGTAGTGTGATGATAGTAAAAGCTATCGCAAAACCAACCGTGCTAATGAGCAAATCACTCATATCCAAATATTTTTTAAGCGGTCCCTCTATCACTCTAGCAACGGCAGGCTCACCGATCCAGCCAAGAGCCAGCGAGCTAAGTGTTATGCCAAGTTGCGTTGCGCTTAGATAGGTATCAAGCTGGTTTGACATATCAAAAGCAAGCTGAGCGTTTGGAGTTTTTTCTTTTATGAGCTCTTCAAGGCGAGTTTTGCGTATCTTGACAAGAGAAAATTCTGAAAGAACAAAGAAGGCATTTAATAAAATAAATACAACTGCGAGGAATATCATCAAAAGCGAACTGTCGCTACTGGGGTGCAATTATGATCCTTAATGGTTAAAATTTAAAAGCCACATTATAGCAAAAAGTATTTAAATTTCAAAAAATGGTGGCATAAAACCTCTCTTTTGTATTAAATTGCGTAAAACCGTGTATTTATAAAATTCCTCTAAATGCAGTTTTAGCATTTATGATGTCATTTGTGTCAGGATGCAAGGCTGCTTCTTTCCATCTAGCTTCACGTGAAGAGGTGATCTTATAGTGCTTTTTATTGCTAGTTTTTAAAGCCACAACTCTTATCTCGTCTATAAATTTCTGACTTATTGCCCCTTGGGAGATAAATTCTCTAATCACACTATTTTGTCCATCTTCAAGTAGTTTCTTGCCATCCTTTAACGCTTTTGCGGCATGCTCGCTATCAGCTCTAGCTCCAAGAGTTATAAAAAGCCCGACATTTTTACCTTTTATATTTTCTTGTATAAAACGTTTAAAATTCGTATCTATAGTGCCTTTATAGATATAGTAACCAACCGCGATAAAATCAAAATCATCCAAATTTTTAGCTGCTTCGTCACTATAGCACACAGCCTTACAACCAAGCTCACCTGCTATAGCCTTGGCAACTTTCTTTGTGTTGCCGGTTAATGACGAATACACAACTATCTTTTTCATTAAAATATCCCCTTAGCTATCTTTACTATGATCACTTAAATTTACCTGCTTTCGTGCGGATACATTTCTTGCAAGCCTTTTATAACTTTTAAACCAAGGGTATCGTAAGCCGCGCCAAATCCTCTTACAAAACGCCCTTGTTTTAAACTAGCTTTTACGACATAAAAATCTTTCATGTTTTTTATATAAACAAATGCGCTTTCGTTTGGATTTTTTGCGGCTAACTTATCAAAATACTCATCTCTTTTTGCCTCGTCTTTTATAAAATCAACCTCGCATTTTATGCTTAGCCTAACTCTTGCTAAAATAGTCTTTGCAGTACTTTCATCTTCTAAAAATAGCAACGAAGCTTTATTTGGACTAGCTTTTAGTGAAGAGTAGTGCTCGGCAATAGAACTTAGACAAAGGTAAATTTCATCGCCCTCTCTTACAAAGGGGGCATACGAGCTCACGCACTGCCCTTTTGAGTTAAGGCTTGAGATGATGACGGTTTTTAGGCTATCTACAAATTTAAAAACGCTGTCTTGAATTTTATCGAGTGGTTTTTCATTAATTTGCGCGTGCATATTTTTCTCCTATATTAAATTTATCTAGTTAATGATGATTTTGTAAGTTATATTATAGAGTAAAATAAAAATTTAAGTGCAAATTTTTGCACTTAAATTTCTTTTAGAAGTTATTGTATCTTTTTGCTTCCGATATATGTAGCAAAAATTTCTCTTGTGCCGTCTTGTTTGAATAATACGATATCGTATTTATCAGGCTCGCTTCCTTGCTCCATACCTGGACTTTCTAGCGGCATTCCAGGCGCACTTATGCCTATAACGCCCTCTGGTTTTATCTCAAGTAGTTTTTTTATCTCTGCCGCAGGAACATGTCCCTCTACTACATATCCGCTAATAATCGCCGTATGGCAACTTGAAAGCTCGAGCGGAACGTTAAATTTTTTCTTTAGGGCAACCGTATTTTGCACCTTATACTCAATTGTCTCAAAACCGTCTTTTTGCATAACCGCTTCCCACCTAGAACAGCAACCGCAAGTAGGCGATTTATAAACCTCAAGCAAATTCGAACCAAAAGACGAAACCGCAACTAGCGACGCAACTGTCGCAACTTTAACTAAAAATTTCATTTTACTCCTTCGTATTGTAAAATTTTAGTAAATTCTACAAAATAGTTTTAAATTTAAACCAAATAATATACCAAAACTCCTTTACCTGTTTTTTGATATAATTTGCCAAAAATTTGTAAGGGAATTTATGTTTGTTTCATTTTTTAGATCCAAACAATGGTTGTTGTGGGCTTACGGTGGAGCAGCTTTTATCATCGCTTTACTTGTTTACCAAACGCACCTAAATGTCGCCATAAACGAATGGTATAAAAATTTTTACGACATCATGCAAAATATCAAAGATCATACGATAGATGACTTTTGGCGAGAAATTTTTAACTTTATTTATATAGCCATGCCTTATGTTTTGACATATATGGTGATATCGTTTTTCGCAAGCCACTGGGTATTTCGCTGGAGAGAAGCGATGACTTTTAGCTATCTTAAATTTTGGCAAAAATGCGAATACGACGTCGAAGGCAGCTCGCAACGTATACAAGAAGACATTTATCGCTTCGCAAAGATAATGGAAAGTCTGGGTGTTGATGTGCTTCGCGCCATCATGACACTTGTTGCGTTTACACCAGTTCTTTGGGGGCTTAGCTCCAAGGTTGATCTACCATACATCAAAGACATACCCGGCTCACTTGTATGGATAGCACTTGGAGTAAGCATAGGAGGTCTTATCATATCTTGGTTTGTCGGCATTAAGCTTCCTCATCTTGAGTATAATAACCAAAAAGTAGAAGCCGCCTTTAGAAAAGAGCTTGTTTTTGCCGAAAACGACAAGGTTAATTACGCTAGATCAGAGACTATCGTCGAGCTTTTTACGGGGCTTAAATTTAACTACTACCGTTTGTTTTTGCATTATGGCTACTTTAATATCTGGCTTATTTCATTTTCACAAATTTTAGTTATAGTGCCATATATGATAATGGGAAGCGGGCTTTTTACGGGGATGATAACTCTTGGCATACTTGTGCAAGTTAGCAACGCATTTTCACAGGTGCGTAGCAGTTTTTCGGTATTTATATCAAACTGGACAACTATAACCGAACTTAGATCGATATACAAACGTCTAAAAGAATTTGAAGAAAACATCGGCTACAAATAAAAGGAGAACACGATGAGAAAAATTTTACTTACTTTATGTGCAGTTTTAACGCTTTTTACAGGCTGTTTTACAAGCTCTACAGGCGCTGGCACAGTTGGAGCAGACCGAAAACAACTGCTTTTAATATCAGCTGCGGTTATGGACGAGAGTGCGGCGCAAGCTTACGTTAAAACCTTAAGCAGTGCAAAAACAAAAGGAACTTTAAACATAGACCCGGTTCTAACAAAACGTGTTCAAAATATCTCAAAAAGACTAATCGCCCAAACAGGCGTGTTTAGACAAGACGCGTTAAAATGGAACTGGCAAGCAAACGTCATAAACGAAGACACACTAAACGCATGGTGTATGCCCGGGGGTCGCATAGTGGTTTATAGCGGACTTATCACAAAACTAAGTCTAAATGACGCACAAATCGCAGCCGTAGTCGGACACGAGATAGCTCATGCCCTACGAGAACACAGTCGTGAGCAAGCAAGCCACGATCAACTTAAAAATATAGGAATTTTTGCCATATCGCAAGCCGCAGGGCTTGGTGACGTTGGAGCACAAGCTCTAAATATCGCAACACAATACACTATAACACTACCTTTTTCTCGCTCTCACGAAACCGAAGCCGACCATATAGGCACGGAACTAATGGCAAGAGCCGGATATGATCCAAATGAAGCAGTTAAAGTCTGGGAAAAGATGAGCAAGATAGGCGCTTCAGGAGGCGTGCCTGAAATTTTAAGCACTCACCCGTCAAACGAAAGTCGTATAAAAGACTTGCAAGAGATAGCCAAAAAACTAGAGCCTTTATATCTTGCAAGTAGTAAAAAATAAGCCAAAAGGCGGACTTTACCGCCTTACTCTTTATCTTTTTTGATATTAGACAAAAAGTCTTTAGCCGCCTTGTAAGCTCTATCTCCAAATTTCTTAGCCTCGGCTTTTATGTCCATTTGCTTTAGCTCTTCAAATTTCTCATTTGCCTTTTTCTCAAAGTCGGCTATCTTTTCGCCACTATCAAATTCGCTTTTAAATTTCTTACTTCGCTCGTTAAATTCGTTTTTAATATCGTTAAATTTCTCATTTGCCGCGTTTACAAGCGAGGTAATGTTTGGATTTGACTTGATCTCTTCGATACGGTTTCTTATCTCTTCGCTTGCTTGCTCACTCATGCGTTTAAGCCTTGCGAAATTTGTATCAAGTTCGGTATTTAAAATGTTATAAATTTCATTTTTAGCCGAACCGTCTGAAATATCGTCTATATGCCTAAGCATGGCGATAAAGTCCTCATCGATCTTATCAAGCTGCGCTAGTTCACTGTTTAGTTTTAGCTCATCAGGGGCAAATTTGTTTTCATCTTTTAGCTTTTCTATAGCTTTTAAAATTCCCTCCTTTGCGCCATTTACCGAGCCGTCAACCAACTCTTTTGAAAATATATGACCCTCGTTTGCGACTTCACAAGCTGCAACGATGATGGTTTTTGAAATTTCAAGCATTCTGTTTTTGCTAAATTCACCGCCCAATATAGCAACATAAGTCATATTTTTAGCTATTTGCAAGATGGTATCATTTACGTCCTCTGCTCTTTCTATCGTCGTTAAAAATGCACTTTGAGCGCTTTCTTTTAAAATTCCAAGCATTCTAGTTTCGCGGATTATCGCGTTATTTAATAAATTTAATATCTCTTCTTTGCCCTCAAAATCATTTTTAGCAACTACCTCTTCGGCAGTTTCAAAAGATAATTTCAAAGTATTTTTTATCTCTTCTTGTTTTAATTTTATAGCATTTAAAATTTCATCCCTTTTATCATAAAGCGCAAAAAGCTCATCTTCTTTATCGCCAACAAGAGCTTGATTTAGCCCTTCCATGGCATTTTTTAAATTTTTAGCGCTTGCTAAATTTTCCTCTTGCAAGCTTAACAAAACTTCACTCATCTTTGTTTGCAAAGCGTCTTTTAGCTCTCCGCTTTTAACCCCTTTAACGTCTTTGCAGTATTCAAAAGCAAGGGATTTCATACTTGTTAATAGCCCATCGCTGTCTTTATAAATTTTTAAATTACTTTTTAGTTTTTCGATCATTTTTTGCTCCTATAAAACAAATTTTGCACTATGTTTTAGTGCTGAAAATATCTCAAGTCTTTCCTCATCGCCAAAAACAAGAACATTTACGTTATAGCTTGCGTATTTTTTATCTTTGCTAAATTTAGAAAAAACGAGCTTGTGTTCCCTGTTGCCAACTATATCCAAAACTCTCTTTTTCACATCATCTTTTGCGTCAAATATAACCTTGTATTCCCAAAATACAGGATAACTTATGGTTGGTTTTTGATTATTAATGTCGCATATACTCGCCACTTTTACCTCCGCTCTTACTCTCAAGCACGATATCTGTTATTTGCATCGTTTTATCTATCGCCTTTATCATGTCATATATCGCAAGAAGTCCTATGCTAACACCGGTAAGTGCTTCCATCTCAACACCGGTTTTGCCGTTTATCTTCACGCTAACATATAATTTAAATGCATTTATGTCGCCAAGCTCTTCTATGTCACAGTCGATCCCGCTTATAAGCAGAGGATGACACATCGGTATAAGCTCACTTGTCTTTTTCGCACCCATTATAGCGGCGATAACGGCAGTTTGAAGCACTGGACCTTTTTTGCCGGTATTTTCTTTAACGGCGTCAAAAGCCTCTTTGCTCATTTTTATGACGCCGCTTGCTTTTGCTATCCTAAGAGTCGGCTCTTTTGGACTAACATCAACCATTTTTGGACGATTTTTCTCATCTAAATGTGTAAGCATTGTTATCCTTAATTTAGTTTTTGGAATTATAACAAAGAAAGTTAAAAAGAGGGTATAAAAGCAAAAGCCCCCTTGGGGGAAATGGGGGCTTAATTGCTACAAAAAGGAGGTTTTCTTATTCGGACAAGGAAATAATACTATCTTGGTCTAAATTTAAAAACAACTTATTGTTAATAAAACATAATATGTCCGATTTTACTTTTGAAATTTCCAATTTATCCATCGCATTCATGTTTGTAAATTTATCTCTTTAAATTTTCATCTAAAAATTTAATGATGATATTTGAAATTTCATCCTGCACCCACTCGACTCCACCGTGATCCGCGCCCTTTATGATATAAAGCTTGCTTTGCACTCCTGCTTTTAGCAAAGCTTCATGCATGAGTTCTGACTGATTTGGCGACACACGCCTATCTTTATCTCCGACCATTATAAGAAAAGGCGGTGTGTTTTTATTTATATAAGTTATTGGATTAGCAGCGGTTGCGCGTTTAGGATATTGAAGTATACTGCCGCTGGTTCTTGAATTTGTAGCCATACCGTTTAGCCATATAGCCTCAGGTGCGCTGGCTGAGTAATGCTCTTCTTCAAGCTCTTTTTCATATCCGTATCCGATTTTATTAAGGTCAGATAAGCCGTATATATCAATAACCGCTTTAACATCACTTTTTTGATCTAAATTTTCGCCATCTTCAAATTCTTTTAGTCCATTTGTAGTGCCGGTTATCGCGGCTAAATATCCACCCGCAGAATTGCCCATAACAGCTATATGCTCCGGATCTATGCCAAAACACTTGTGGTTCGCTCGTAAAAACCTAATAGCGCTTTTCACATCCATCAATGGCTTGGGAAATGTTACTTCTGGGGCAACGCGATACTCGATACTTGCCACAACATATCCTGCCTCGGCTAATGCCATACGGTTTTGCAAAAATTTAGATTTGTTTGAAGACACAAACCCGCCTCCCGGCACAAACACAACAGTCGGTAAAAGCTCCTTACTAACAGGCTTAATTATATCCATCTCGAGAGCTTTGTTCTTATATCCGTAAATCGGAGGCTGTGCATAAACTAAATTTGATATCATTTCAATTTCTGATTTTTCTATCTTAACATCTATAACTTCGGTATCTTTGTGATTTATGGATAGCGTTTGCGCATTAAGTGACAAACAAGGCATCATCACAACAAACAACATTAAACATTTTAAATACGACTTCATTTCATCTCCTTACATTAAATTATATTTATGTTTATCTTTTTAGCTAAACCTTTTTACTATATAACCAAATTTACTTAACCCACCCCACAAACCATAAAAATACCTAAACTATATATCTGTCTTATTTGTTTTATCCCCCCCCCCACATAACCCATAAGAGAAATACCTTTTTACCGTCTCTCTTATAATCTCTCTTATAATCTTGCCTCTTTCTAATCTCTTTATAATTACGCACTTGCTCATAACTACATAGCATATAGCCATTAAAAGCCTTAGACTTCTAGCACATCTAAAAATACTTAATGCCATTGTTAAACCCAGGTAAATATCTTGCGCAAATAAATAAAAACAAGGATAAATAAATTTAGACCCTCTTTTTATTTATTTATTTATTTAAGTGTAAAGCCTTATTTACTTTGATGATATATGGTATTGACTTCATGATTAAATTTATTAAACTATAAAAACCTTACATATGCCATCTCTAGTAACTAGGCACTGTTTATTAAGCGGTATTTTTTAAAGACTAGTGATATAAAAGAGAAACATAAAGATTAGCACTA
This is a stretch of genomic DNA from Campylobacter sp. RM6914. It encodes these proteins:
- a CDS encoding flavodoxin family protein → MKKIVVYSSLTGNTKKVAKAIAGELGCKAVCYSDEAAKNLDDFDFIAVGYYIYKGTIDTNFKRFIQENIKGKNVGLFITLGARADSEHAAKALKDGKKLLEDGQNSVIREFISQGAISQKFIDEIRVVALKTSNKKHYKITSSREARWKEAALHPDTNDIINAKTAFRGIL
- a CDS encoding pyridoxamine 5'-phosphate oxidase family protein → MHAQINEKPLDKIQDSVFKFVDSLKTVIISSLNSKGQCVSSYAPFVREGDEIYLCLSSIAEHYSSLKASPNKASLLFLEDESTAKTILARVRLSIKCEVDFIKDEAKRDEYFDKLAAKNPNESAFVYIKNMKDFYVVKASLKQGRFVRGFGAAYDTLGLKVIKGLQEMYPHESR
- a CDS encoding DUF411 domain-containing protein, translated to MKFLVKVATVASLVAVSSFGSNLLEVYKSPTCGCCSRWEAVMQKDGFETIEYKVQNTVALKKKFNVPLELSSCHTAIISGYVVEGHVPAAEIKKLLEIKPEGVIGISAPGMPLESPGMEQGSEPDKYDIVLFKQDGTREIFATYIGSKKIQ
- a CDS encoding putative transporter, with protein sequence MFVSFFRSKQWLLWAYGGAAFIIALLVYQTHLNVAINEWYKNFYDIMQNIKDHTIDDFWREIFNFIYIAMPYVLTYMVISFFASHWVFRWREAMTFSYLKFWQKCEYDVEGSSQRIQEDIYRFAKIMESLGVDVLRAIMTLVAFTPVLWGLSSKVDLPYIKDIPGSLVWIALGVSIGGLIISWFVGIKLPHLEYNNQKVEAAFRKELVFAENDKVNYARSETIVELFTGLKFNYYRLFLHYGYFNIWLISFSQILVIVPYMIMGSGLFTGMITLGILVQVSNAFSQVRSSFSVFISNWTTITELRSIYKRLKEFEENIGYK
- a CDS encoding M48 family metallopeptidase, which gives rise to MRKILLTLCAVLTLFTGCFTSSTGAGTVGADRKQLLLISAAVMDESAAQAYVKTLSSAKTKGTLNIDPVLTKRVQNISKRLIAQTGVFRQDALKWNWQANVINEDTLNAWCMPGGRIVVYSGLITKLSLNDAQIAAVVGHEIAHALREHSREQASHDQLKNIGIFAISQAAGLGDVGAQALNIATQYTITLPFSRSHETEADHIGTELMARAGYDPNEAVKVWEKMSKIGASGGVPEILSTHPSNESRIKDLQEIAKKLEPLYLASSKK
- a CDS encoding HP0495 family protein, producing the protein MASICDINNQKPTISYPVFWEYKVIFDAKDDVKKRVLDIVGNREHKLVFSKFSKDKKYASYNVNVLVFGDEERLEIFSALKHSAKFVL
- the moaC gene encoding cyclic pyranopterin monophosphate synthase MoaC, translating into MLTHLDEKNRPKMVDVSPKEPTLRIAKASGVIKMSKEAFDAVKENTGKKGPVLQTAVIAAIMGAKKTSELIPMCHPLLISGIDCDIEELGDINAFKLYVSVKINGKTGVEMEALTGVSIGLLAIYDMIKAIDKTMQITDIVLESKSGGKSGEYMRH
- a CDS encoding alpha/beta hydrolase, with protein sequence MKSYLKCLMLFVVMMPCLSLNAQTLSINHKDTEVIDVKIEKSEIEMISNLVYAQPPIYGYKNKALEMDIIKPVSKELLPTVVFVPGGGFVSSNKSKFLQNRMALAEAGYVVASIEYRVAPEVTFPKPLMDVKSAIRFLRANHKCFGIDPEHIAVMGNSAGGYLAAITGTTNGLKEFEDGENLDQKSDVKAVIDIYGLSDLNKIGYGYEKELEEEHYSASAPEAIWLNGMATNSRTSGSILQYPKRATAANPITYINKNTPPFLIMVGDKDRRVSPNQSELMHEALLKAGVQSKLYIIKGADHGGVEWVQDEISNIIIKFLDENLKR